A single window of Ictalurus punctatus breed USDA103 chromosome 27, Coco_2.0, whole genome shotgun sequence DNA harbors:
- the LOC108259574 gene encoding low choriolytic enzyme, producing MIHYLTYFNSLLVLSVGELLERANRDIVRGADEPTVVGDIAVEDDNGRNADPCVSTGCKWPKSSDGLVYVPYIIANHFSSRELQVIQRGLDSFASVSCIRFVPRYNERDYLSIESRSGCYSYVGRLGYGQTVSLDRNGCIYHNTVQHELLHALGFNHEQTRSDRDNHIRILWENIIENMKYNFDKIATLNQGTPYDYDSVMQYHKTGFSKNGKPTMEPIPNSNVEIGLAREMSQNDIVRINRVYECSYGG from the exons ATGATACATTATCTAACTTACTTTAATTCATTGTTAGTGTTGTCTGTGGGAGAGCTCCTGGAGAGGGCTAATCGAGACATTG TTCGTGGTGCTGACGAACCAACAGTTGTTGGGGACATTGCAGTTGAAGACGACAATGGAAGGAATGCTGATCCCTGCGTATCTACTGGCTGCAAGTGGCCCAAGTccagtgatggactggtgtaCGTGCCCTACATCATTGCCAACCACTTCT CCTCCCGTGAGCTGCAGGTCATCCAGCGAGGTCTAGATTCTTTTGCATCTGTTTCTTGCATTCGTTTTGTTCCACGCTACAATGAGAGGGATTATCTCAGCATTGAGTCGCGCAGCGG ATGCTACTCCTATGTTGGACGGCTTGGTTATGGTCAGACTGTGTCTCTGGACCGCAATGGCTGTATCTACCACAACACTGTCCAACATGAGCTACTTCATGCTCTGGGCTTTAACCATGAACAGACCCGCAGTGACCGTGACAACCACATCCGTATCCTCTGGGAAAATATTATTGAAA ACATGAAGTATAACTTTGACAAGATTGCCACTCTGAACCAGGGAACTCCCTATGACTACGACTCTGTGATGCAGTATCACAA aaCTGGATTCTCTAAGAATGGTAAACCCACCATGGAGCCCATCCCCAACAGCAATGTAGAAATTGGCCTGGCCAGAGAGATGAGCCAAAATGACATTGTTAGAATCAACAGAGTCTATGAGTGCT CTTATGGAggataa
- the c6ast4 gene encoding low choriolytic enzyme: MFVCKVTLGLLALLLVCSVQAEEEPAAGDTSAELSVGELLERANRNIVRDADEPKVIGDIAVDDERDERNADPCTSSSCMWLKSTDGKVYVPYVIANHFTSSELQIIQRGLDSFSSVTCIRFIPRSNQRDYLSIESRSGCYSYVGRRGYAQTVSLDRNGCIYHNTVQHELLHALGFNHEQCRSDRDNHIRVVWENIIDSYKYAFDKIATLNQGTPYDYNSVMQYHRTAFSKNGQATMVPIPNSNVAFGQSTQMSQNDIIRVNNLYRC, translated from the exons ATGTTTGTCTGTAAGGTGACTCTGGGTCTGCTGGCCCTGCTGCTGGTTTGCAGTGTTCAAGCTGAGGAGGAg CCTG CAGCTGGGGACACTTCTGCTGAATTATCTGTTGGGGAACTGCTGGAGAGAGCTAACAGAAACATTg TTCGTGATGCTGATGAGCCGAAAGTTATAGGAGATATTGCTGTGGATGATGAAAGAGATGAGAGGAATGCTGATCCGTGCACCTCAAGCAGCTGCATGTGGCTAAAGTCCACTGATGGCAAAGTCTATGTGCCCTATGTCATTGCAAACCACTTCA CTTCCAGTGAGCTACAGATCATCCAGCGCGGTCTGGATTCCTTCTCTTCTGTCACATGCATTCGCTTTATTCCACGCTCTAACCAGAGAGATTACCTCAGCATTGAGTCTCGCAGTGG ATGCTATTCCTATGTTGGACGTCGTGGGTATGCCCAAACTGTGTCTCTTGACAGAAATGGTTGTATTTATCATAACACAGTTCAACATGAGCTTCTCCATGCTCTGGGCTTCAACCATGAGCAGTGTCGCAGTGACCGTGACAATCACATACGTGTTGTGTGGGAGAACATCATTGATA GCTATAAATATGCCTTCGACAAGATAGCCACTCTGAACCAGGGAACTCCTTATGACTACAACTCCGTCATGCAGTACCACAG AACTGCTTTCTCTAAGAATGGCCAAGCCACCATGGTCCCCATCCCCAATAGCAATGTAGCCTTTGGCCAAAGCACTCAGATGAgccaaaatgacatcatccgaGTCAATAATCTCTACAGATGCT AA